The Capsicum annuum cultivar UCD-10X-F1 chromosome 1, UCD10Xv1.1, whole genome shotgun sequence sequence AAAAGCTTTAATGCACCAAATTCCTATTACTAGTTAATTTAAAAACCCATTGGCAATTCATTATCtttttcaatcattttcttaCATTGGAATCAAGCATATCTCCACATTGTGaaacaatttattttaaaaaggatcCAATTGTATCTTCTCCTAATGGAATTTGGCCTAGTGTACATGAAATACATCCTGTAACAACACAAACATATCAGAAAAAGGCATGTGCTTGTCCACATGCAATGAGTTGCAACAGGATTTCCAGTTCCATATAATGCTGTTTTGTTTGATGGGCCATATCTTAAAATCAATCATACTTGTGTGTGTTTAGTATGTaagagagaaggaagaaaaacatgaaaatttcatTACACTAGATACATTGAATTGATTAATTATACTAATGTGAGATACATTGAATTGATTAATTATAATAATGTGATTGACCATGCTTCCACATGAAATCAAATTTGGAATTACTATGAATTGATTAATTATAATAATGTCATTGTCCATGCTTCCacatgaaattaaatttggaTTTACTTACCAAATGCACATGGTGACAATGATATTTTTCACATCTTTCACATGCATTAACTGTTGGATCCATATCGATTTGGTGTCTGGTTCTTTTGATCGATTCCAGTGGATCATAAtcattttagtttctttctttagTCGTTGATATATTTGTCTCGATACATCTTTTCGATTTTAAAAATGTTCATTTCATTTGATCTTCTTGTTATTATGGCAAATCCATATGGACTTCTAATAATATGAAATGAATAATGATCATAGTTTGGAATCTTTATCATTATGGACATTGATCCATATGATATCAATCATTAAGGAAACAACTGTAGATGGATCATGGGAATTGCAGCTTGTGTTTGTGGTAACAATTTCACTCTGCACTTTTGGGTGTTGCCTGTTGGATTTAAATTTCACTGTGGTCTTCCTCCAGGTTCACccttctaaagaaaaaaaaagttagaaaataccTCAAGCTAATTTAcctgaaaagaatttttttacaGTGTTAAAAATTGTAATGTGGAAAACACCaattgttggtgttatttatctTATTAGTCGAAATGTCACGCCTTCTCCACATTTCGCCTTCGCCATTTAACAATAGCTTCGAAACTCACCAGTCATCCTCCGACCGCCCTCCTTTCCACCTTTAAGTAGTGGTGTTGATGTGTCTCGTTGCAATCATTCTGAAAAATGACAGGAGATGACCCATTATACGaaaaatgatgtcaaaatcacaatttataatcgCAATCATAAAAAGAGACGCTGATTTAGAAAGAGGGGGTGAAATTCCCTTTATGAAGGAGAATCACCGCAACATGCTCACTGCCAACAAAAACATACTCTATTTACTAGTTTAAATCGATTCACTAAGCTAGTGAAAAGCCTTATTACGCAATTCCATCCGTGTGTAATACATCCAACTCATGTACAACAAATGTCGATTCATCCACACTAATCACACTTCCATTCCTTGTAGAGGAAGGCTAACTCACTAATTACACTTCCATTCCATTCCTTGTAGAGGAAGGCTAACTGTCGTTAAGCTTTAGTCCCTCCGCCGTCTATAGACGGCGGCTTGGCTTCGCTATCACTCATGACATGGTATAGAGCCACGCAGCCGTCGATTTTACCAGTCTGATTGTTTTTTTAATATATACTTTTCTATTGATAACAGGTAACACAAGAGCAATACCAAAATCAGAGTCATAGTTGCTAAAGAGAGAAACGTCAAGAAGGGGTCAAACAATATAGGAAGGAAACAAGAAAAGGAATCCCAAAAgctaaatgagatttaaaaaattcattttattACATAAGGGAATCATTGAAGATGCCGGAAGTAGGACAGTGAGAATTAAACCCGGCGCATATTGTGTATATGAGACTCTCACACAAGTCTTGATGCTAGGTGGGTTTAAGAACCTCGAGTCCACTGTTCAAACTAAGAAAAGCTGACACATATCTTTTCACGAAACCACAAACATCCTGCTGATGCATGTCGCCATTTTCATACATTCGGTGGTGGCCATATCTTGCCAAACAATTCTTCAACCCGCTTAGCCTGATTAATATAGCCATCCATTCCAATAGTGAGGAGCTCCACCGATGCAGGACCCATAGCTGAAGAGAAGCTATACTGATCCCACTTTTGAAGCTGAAATAGAATAGCATCAGTTACTGTGAAGATCATCATATCATTGTATTCAAACTAAATTTTACTGAGGATTTAGAGTTTCTTAAGAAGTTGCAGAGAAGCAGATACAACTTCAAATAAAACAATGTTAAAGGGGGCCAGCCCGGTGCACAACCCATCCTGCATTAATAAGTAGAGTCCGTGAAGGGCCGCACCCCAAGGGGTGTGATGTAGACAACCTAacctaatgcaagcattagtggCTGCTTCCACAGCTCGAGACCTATAAGCCACACTTTATTTTTActtcaaggctccccttcaaaacAATGTTaagagtcaaaatattttatgaaaacatTCCTCCTCCTCGGCCGTACTTTTTTTTAAAAGCTATAGAGTATGAAAGTCGTGTTTGATAACTTCTCCTTCCTTCTTGGACTTCTATAAATACGTGTATAAGTATTTCACTATCTTGTTTCATTACTTGagaactttaagaaaaaaaatatctattttgatatacaaatatatGCATTCAGTTGTCCAGACAGAAAGCCGGTCAGGCCCCACTACTCGGTGTCTCACATCCaacttcttctttctcttcttcctcctctACTTCTCACCTATCTTGATTCAAGTTGTCCTACAAAAATCAAATATCACTTTCCATGAAAGAaagccttggagtaactagtaaagtaGTTGTCATGTAAGCCGAAAGTTacgggttcaagccgtggaaacagccCCTTtcagaaatgtaaggtgaggttGCATATAATAGACCCTTGTAGTTTGGCCCTTCTCGGACCCCGCGCAcaacgggagctttagtgcatcgagCTGCTCTTCATAGGATGAGACCAACACATTGTATTTGATTGAGTGAAAGAGACGTACTTCTTCTGTTTTAATTTGTGTATCTTTCTTTCTATTTAGTAAGCATTCAATTCTAGTATTCCCATTTTACCCTTGATGACACTCTCTTATAAGAACATGTCATGTTTAAACCACAAGATTCAAATTTGGCAAGACACCTTCAATTTAGACTATAAGATTTCAAAGTCTTTATATTCTTGAATTCCGTGCTCaaccaaacaaaacacataaaaagacaaaatgaaaCAGATGGAGTAATTACTAAATTTCACAGGCAGCAAAGACCACTCTGCAGCTTATTTCTAAAAAGTCTCACACTGGTTGGAGAATGGATTgatggtttgcttatatggacttgggcaatcctcccctcatgagctagcttttggggttgagttagaaCAGGTGTCATATCTTTACATatctttacatggtatcagagccaggtccatCCCCCTTTAGGCTCTCCGGTCCACACGCCAGTTGAACCTGGGCGTGAAGGGGGTATTGAAGTAGGTGAAAGTTCCACATTGGTTGCCTAGGCGTGAAGGGGGTGTTGAAGTGGCTGAAAGTTCTACATTGGTGGGGGAATGGACAGGGGTTTGCTTctatggacttggacaatccttCCCACATGAGCTAGCTTTTTGAGTTGAGTTGGCTCAGGTGTCATAACCTCAACAAGTTTCATTGCATGAGTTTGTATCAGATCCATTTGTTTCCCATCAAATAATGTTCATTCGCCCATAATTCCCTTTCGTCAATTGGAAACAGGCTCATGAGAATGAAAGATATGAGATGGATTTGAGACCAAACCTCGTCTTGAGTGAAAGTGAATGCAGCAGCTGATTGTGGGGATAACCTTCTTGTAAATGAGTACTTCTCATCTGGTAAGGTCACGGATTCTTTAAGAGATTGCAATACCTTCAGTGGGGTGATAATGTAATCCACCCTGAAGTTGTTAACAAAGTTATAAGCACCACATATGGACCACATCAGGTGCAACAAAACATTTACATGTTCGAAGTACAGTCAAAATTACCCCAAAAGGTTGAAGACATCCTGCTTGTTCCGTACTGCTGCAGCCATCAGCTTTGTTTTGTGCCCATACTTGTGGATGTAGTTATAAGCTTTTGTCACCTGAAAAAGTGCAAAGAACACTCAGTACTTCAGTGATTTGTACTTCAGTGATTTGGCTGCAAGATGTCCGGGGAAAAGCCATTCAAGGAAAGGCTCATAATATCTCAGTTCCAGGATTGTTGTTCAAAGACAGCAGAAAAGTATTTTCAATGATAATTTGGCACAATAACATCAAAAATACAATCGACCAATACAAAACAAAATCCAAGGAGGCATTAAGATATCCCTGAGGAGCAAAGGACAGATACATCTTGCAATTAGATAACTAGTCCAGGTTGGAAGTAGCTTACATATTTCTGGAGCTTGAGTTATACATGTCCATAATTTGTGATGGTCACAAGCTCCTAGGTTTTATCTATAAATATGCTATTCTCAAAACATCTAGATTCAAAAACTACTCAAATTTAGTGTAAGTGTCAAAACCCCCTGAAATACTTACAGTCGAGAGGAATAATCAAATGCATTTGGAAGGAGAATAAGACGAAGGAGGTGGTAAAACTGACCAATGCTAAGccggggtcttctcctcgtctaagagcactttcaacttcagagtcaccagtgtgattgCGAGACCAATCCTGAAAATAGTGATAAATGAGATGCCAAGAGAATTAAAGAATccaaaaaacataatttattataaGACAAAAGAAtttaccctcaggcgaccaacaaaaatctgaatgacagaagcaccagcttgagcAGCAGCAGCAGCCTGACAAAAGCTGagaagtcgagacaaaagtttctaatagatTTAGATTAGAAAAGCAAATTCCAAGCATTCGCCTACATGATTTATTGcatgtggactttgaatggaGGAGAAAAATTTATGTCTatattacaataaaaaaataagggAGCAGTATATTCAAATAACATAGTTGATAAAGCTAGaaccaattttaatttttctcatgtaACCTCAAGATCACGGCAAAATATATGTTTCGTGAACCAGAAACAAAGTGCAAAACAATAAATTTTAAAGAGTTTATCTAAAAATCAAAAGCTAAATAACTGGAAGATATAGAGCACACATGAGAATTATCTCATTTAACAGTTCCATAGGATGAATAACCAACACAAACTATCATCAATAATGAATTAAATGACATGCTAACAAAGGAGTATGCACGCGTATGtaagtgtgtgtgtatatatatatatgtagattttCATTGTCCATAAAGAACAATGTTTGGTCTAATTGGATAGACATGGCATGAAAGGAAGAGATGGCAGGGGAAGTAGGTGCTGAAAAATTAGAGGTATGCATAGAATATGAGCATGAGCTCTTGTCAATCTGTTTGTGAAAGTTTATACCTGTAAACAAAAGTCAAATGTGTCTGTATACCCTCGGCTTCCAATATCCTTGATGCCTCAATTCCctaaaagaaagataaaacacTGACAAATGAGAAGGATAACCCTTCAGAAGAATCAGAACTCACTAACTTTCAGACACAGTTTgattcaacatgagttgttcaaCAGGGGACAGAAACAATTATAATTGTCTTATGGAACTCACTTGCCAAGTTGCAGGAATTTTGAATAGCAGTCGCTCTGGAGGAACTTCAATTTCGGTATAGGTTTTCAAGAGGTCATGCACCTGCAAAGTTGAAGTTGAAACCGCTCAAACACAGGACATGCCACAAGAAAGATGAAGAATGTGATATGGTGGTAACAGGATGCGATTTTAAAAGGGCaacccgatgcactaaagctcccgctatgcgcaggatCCGGGAAAGGGCCTCCCCACAAGTGTgcattgtacgcagccttaccttgcatttctgccagaggctgttacCCGTGACCTCCATGGTAACAGGATGTGATTTTACatttcaaaaatatgaaatgacatttTTATAGCATGCTAACCATTTAGACGCAGAAAAATTCCCCACAAACGACCAGGTATATGCAGCGATTGGATGATTTTGATCTCttggttttaaagattaaagCTGAATAAGAGTGACTCTATTTCTAATTGTCTAAAAATTGGGTTGATTTTTCTTGGAAAGGATGCTTTTTCACAACACTCTTCAATATCTTTCCGGAGAAAAGAAAGAACTTCAGAAGGCGTGTTGTCACTtgagaaaaattattgaaaagatCAACTTTATATAGGACCCATTTATATCAAACACAACAAAACTTTAGCAACTATCTTAATAACTGTCCTCAGGATAAAAGGAAACTTAAAATCAATAGTTTGGTACATTTACTGGATAAAATAAACATCAACATAAAAATAAGACGACACAGGTACTGTGACAGATAGAAAATTATACTGggatttttagtatatttaactACATCCCACTAACAAGGGAAGTTCTAAGCtaaggaaaggaaaaaatagaatcatatttctcaaataacAACCAAATTGCAGGTCATCTAGCAGTTAAAAGACTGAATCAAATTTTCATGTTCACCATTTATGTAACGGATATTCCAAGCACTCATATACCAGtaaaaagtagaataaaaatCCTACCACCGCGACATATACAGATTTAACCTTAATATTCTAATAAAGATGATCGGTTTCAGTTTAAAAAACCTGACTCGATTAACTTTTCGCATACCGTTGGACGTTGATTGTCTTTACTGGAAATTAAAAAGACCGGAAATACACTATGTTGCATGGGGTAGAGTGTTGTCCAGTCAAGAACTCACACGTTCAGAAGTTGAAAGTAGCGGAAATGAGGATCTAAGATGAATGTGTGAGCATACTAGGAGATTTGAGATTAGGAATGAAGATATACGGGGCAAGGTAGGAGTCCCACTAATATACCAAGTTATTAGCGTGCCAACAAAAATCAGAACTTGATGGGTTCAACCGTTATGTTCTTCATACATACTAAATTCTGGACTGTTGAAATTATGTGATATttaaaatttgttgaaattttgtggggtTTTCACATATATATCATTGTTTTACATAGGAAATATTAGGTTCCTTTGAACCCATTGCACATAGGTTCCATAGGCCGGTCCTAAtgaatactgaattactgatactaaTTTTCACACTACTACCTTTCGCACAATGCCATGTGTGTCATATGCGAGCCGAGCATCCACTTCAGTAGAAACTCGACCAGGCACAAGCTTTGCTAAATCTCCACCAACGTGCGCTAAAGCCTATTATCACAACAACCAATAGTTAAAATGATCATTGACTAGAAAGAAACTATAGTACACTTAGCTAACATAATAAAGGACCAACCTTGTTGCAGAAACAAGACATTCGAAGATCAGATTTCTCCAATCCATAACACTCAGAATCTGATAAAGCTCTGTCTACAGCACTCTATATCCAATATATGCACATCGGTCAGCATAACATCTAATCAATTAGCATGAATTTGGATCATACTCTTAATATTTACATGAACCAGCGCCAAGTTCTTCTTTAGATAATAAAAGAGGCATACATCCACATGGTATAAAAAAATTTCACTGTCTTTTCATGATGTTTACCTTGCTTGATTAAAAAAGAGTGAAGGGTCAAAAACACACTAAAGTATCTCCGTTTTAGGAGTTCCATAACTGGCCAATCAGTTGTCCAAGTTTTCCTATCTaaactatcaccaactatttatcaaaaacacACCTCAACTATCAGTTGTTCCCTTTTAGAGTTCCGTACCTGGCCAACCATGTGTCCAACTATCGTTGATATTTCAAGTAGGAAACTTGCACATTTGATAGTTCATATATGAAACTCGAAAAAACTAATACTTTAGGTGTGCTTTTGACAATTAACTCATTAAAAATGAAGGTGTATACCTAAACAGTTCAGATAGGAAACTCGTGCACTAGATAGTTCATGCATGAACCTCGAAAAAAACGAGAACTTAAGGTGTGTTTTTGACCATTAACTCACTTAAAAAACAAATTGTACTATTTACTATTTCTACTATTTACTACACCTAATAATTACCTTAAATTTGGTATCAGGAAGGCCACATATACCTAAGAGCAGAGAAGAGCTTACAGTAGCAGCAGTTGGAGGAAATCTACAAATCCGAAACAAATAAACACATCAAACGAAAATCGTTCAAAGAAACTAACACGAAGTAAATCAAAACACAAATACTACTAACTTCTCGAAATCATCGAAAACGACTGTATCCGGAACGATCCCACTATGACTCGTTACAGCATCCAATTCAGTACTCAAACCTAAAATCATCACCAAAAATTTCACTTATTTCACATCCAATCAACACAATTCTACTGAAAAAAATTCACTGATTTCAAGTCAATTCTACTGAAAAATTTACTGCTTTCACATCCAATCAACACAATTtctactaaaaaaaaattcactcattTCAAGTTCAATCAACATAATTCTACTGAAAAAATCAGCACATAATCAAAAAAGTTATACAGTACCGGTATCGAGAGATGAAGAGAAGCCAGTGGAAGCTCGGATTAGAGGAAACGAACGGCGAGGCTTGAAAATCAAATTCGGCTTGGAGAAATGAACTGCATTTCTCAGCTTTCTCCCCTGTTCGGATTAGATACACAAATCACAACGAATaataagttaatttttatttttttttaaagtatagtTTTTTATTTGCAATTATTAGCTACCGCATAACGCGCTGAAGAGAGATGTACCTGAAGAGATGAGGAAGAAGAGAGAGAGGAGTATAGCGGAGACTGCAAAGAAGATGACATTTTCGATTCAGACAGTGTGTGAGTAATGATTGAAATGAATTGGAAATCTCAATATATAATTTGGAATGGTGGATGTACAACTGTTCATGCATAGAGTATAGTTCCAGAATTTAGTTTTATGAAGTGGCCAATTGAATAATAATGaacatattataataaaactagAATTGAAAAATGTTATGTTAGTTTTAGGTTGTTACTTGAATTTCATCTCACAAGGTTTTGATTTCACATTTTTTAATTCCTTTCCTATTTTCCATTCTCCCaacttgttttttaaaaaaaatctgatTTGATTTGGTGGTTAAAATTACGAAATGTAACTATAAATTATCATAGAATATTTAGTTATGAAATATGTTATAAATCAATAAGATAAATTAATCTAATTGATCCATAAAATATAGGAATAGCTTATAATTTTtgacaaaaacttttgaataacAAACTCTCGACATTTACGGTACCCACCCCAAGGATGTACATTTTCTTTTTGTTCCAATTCTGATCGTAATCAATTTTTGTGGTCCTCTtggaaaaaaattaggaaaaataacataaaacatacacttttacttatcatatttacgTAAATTCTCAtccttataaaatattattacaagAATTTCAATTGATTATGTATCAATGAATTGGATGTATCAGTAGCTAAGCTAATTATGAATCTCAACAGACCCAAATTCAGGATTTCAGTAATTATCAAAATTTGTTgggaaaaaaatcaaccaagCAATAAAGACATTGGAGTAGGAATAGGAACATATTGAGAATACCGAAAAGCAATAAATATGTATCAGCTAAGACTATACAAAGTAGATCAATTGTTATTAACAGGCGTAGATCGATATCGACAAAGCAACCCAAACACATAATTATGCTTAGGATTCGATTGGATAAATAGCGATTTACGAGAGCAAAATTGGCTTAAAGTAGAAAGCACTTTGAATTCTTACAGAAAACCAGTGTTGATGAGAAATACATATTTGTAAGAATAATGGGCCTATTGAAACTTATTCTAGTAATTACTAGTACTAACATAAAAGACAAGGGTCCTCCTTTGAAGACCTTCCACCATTTCCAAAATAGGGATAAAaactaaagaataaaaaaaccaAAGCAAGGAAAAAATGGAACTTTGCAAAATTTTAACCTTCCAACAAAACATTAAAACTAAGATTGAGAGCTTTATTTGTGCATATAATAAAAGCTAGTACCCATTTTCTATAAACCACCACCCTAACACACGTATTTATTCCCTTTAGCTTCTCTCCCCTGTATCTTCTTCAACTTCCCTCGTCTTCGCAAGAGATTCCAAGAACTTTTTGACCTGCATTAtagtcgaatttcatgactttagATTACGATCAACACGGAGAAAGACTTTGTTTAACGTCAAAAAATCTCTCGCAGACCTGTGAAGTATCCTTGAGAGAGAAGCAGGCTTTACTCTCTTTTGGGATAGCTGAAACAAGAATTCCATAACCATTGTATTTCCCCCTCAGTACCTGAAATTAAAATATGGTCAGCAAATTATGATATCAAAGAGAAGAACAGTTTTTTCTTAATCATACTCACCTTGAATGCGTCTTCATCTGTTCTATCATCTCCAATATATATCGGCAGCACATCTTTGTGGTAGCTAAAACCTGCATCGTTCAACATGAATCTGGTAAGCAAGTGCACGAATCTGCTTCTCCTTTGTCCAGTCGATTTCAACATGAAAATATGAAGGAGCTACATATGTACCTAGTGAATCCAGAAGAAACTCAACCGCTTTTCCTTTGTCCCAGTCGATTTCAGGACGGACCTCTAAAACCTATTCAACAAAGAAAAGCATAGGGTATAGCATCAGTTAAATCATCATTACCATAATGTTCCATTGAAATGGAGATGAAAGACTCCAAGTTACCTTCCGTCCATGAGTTAGCCGTAGCCGAGGGTAGCCTTTCAAGACATCGACGACATATTCTCCAACGACAGACCAATTCTGTAGTCAAAACAACGATCACTAAATGCTTGTTCTGTCTTTAACATAGGCAACCTCAGTCGACAGCAAATAAAGCTGGCACTTACCTTCTGATCTACATTACGGTAATGCACACAGGTACAAAACTTATGGTTCTCGACTTTTGCACCCTTAATGTCTTTAGTTTTCTCGACAAGGGTTCTAAAAACCTGCAAAGTAATCAAGCAAGTTAAGTAAACGCctgtaaatagtttttttttctttcaagccGAGACAAACAGTCATCTGCTGGTTTGAAATGCTTTTAGAGGTAAATTGTAAATCACCTCATCAATCATTGATAAAAATTTACGAGCAGGCTGGAACAGATTGACTTCCTTGCCCTGCTCAAAAGAAGGCCAACAGAAATAGTTATAAGAAATTGACCAAGATAACAATGTAACAAAGGAATGAATGAAAGGAAAGAATCTGTTAAAGCAGCTGAAGTAATACCTGCTGGTCAGTAGCTTTGATACAATTTGCATCATTAGTAGCCAACGTATTTTCGACTGGCAGCATGATGTCCATACCGTGGCTACCAGCATAATAGAGTTCAGGGAGACCTACCAGCTCATATACCTGAAACAACAAAAATCAGAAATCACTTCTGCAAATGAAGAGAGATTTGAAATGTACATATATCGACAATTGATAACAACCGGAATTACTAATTAAGCTAAAAGTTACCTTATCACGGCTTCTCCCACTGATGATAGCTGTTGGGAAATACTTTGCAACATTACTGACAGCAGAACGCATCTGcagaatatattatttttatgtgaaCATCTCTAGATAAGCATCTTACTTGCATATGAAAGATCGATTTACCTCATTGGACATAAAAGCACGGTCAGGGTCATCAACAATAGGAGAGAGAGTCCCATCATAATCTAAGAAAATCACTATCTGTTTATTCCTTGCTTGCCTCATAATTTGCTGAAAGCAGTTGAGAGCTGATGGATACTTGATCTGGAAAAAGAAAGTAACAAGCTTGGTGAAAACGGAAATAAATAGACCGGTGCGCATTTGGTAAAAGTCTTAACATACCATCCAAGAAAGGTAAGCCACATCAGCATCATCTGAAGAAACATCAATGTTTACTTCCTTCAGGATCTTCTTCCTAGGAGGTGAAGAAGACCGCATTGCCTCAAGCCAACTATTGGATCGACCATCATCAAGCTTTAGTGGCTTCTTTCTAGGAATTGATAGCACACTAGTGGAGAATGGAGGTCCAGATTGTGAATAAGGAAATAAACTAGAGTGGATTCCCAATCTGGACTCGTTCAATGGTGAAGGATCAGTAAGAACTGGAGAAGCGTTTGTCGAATTCAAGTCCATTGCGACAAATATGGATTTGGCAGATTTTGACTATGTGATTGACAGCTAAGCACTAGACACTTTATAGTAGTGGATGATTAGGAGTAACGAATGTTTTAACCAACTCTTTTGTCAATGAAAAACCACCTCTTCAAAGTTTTCTTATCACTGCTGCTGGGAATGGATTCCATTAAGTACGGGCTTCCTGCAATCTGGAAAAGTCGGAAACGTTAGGCGATGTGATTCTGAAATTAATTGTGCGATATAAGACAGACAGAAATTTATTGTGCAGTACCTCATCTCCTGAACCACACTGCATTTACACTACGAAACAGAACATTTTGGCTCGCAATTTAATTGAGTCTAACGTGCCTTCCTACCTGGAAAAACAAGTTAGCTATGTGTCAAAACAACATTATATGACCTCTTCTACAAAAGTTTACCATCacataaaaaacaaagaaaatta is a genomic window containing:
- the LOC107867333 gene encoding transaldolase isoform X1, whose translation is MSSSLQSPLYSSLSSSSSLQGRKLRNAVHFSKPNLIFKPRRSFPLIRASTGFSSSLDTGLSTELDAVTSHSGIVPDTVVFDDFEKFPPTAATVSSSLLLGICGLPDTKFKSAVDRALSDSECYGLEKSDLRMSCFCNKALAHVGGDLAKLVPGRVSTEVDARLAYDTHGIVRKVHDLLKTYTEIEVPPERLLFKIPATWQGIEASRILEAEGIQTHLTFVYSFCQAAAAAQAGASVIQIFVGRLRDWSRNHTGDSEVESALRRGEDPGLALVTKAYNYIHKYGHKTKLMAAAVRNKQDVFNLLGVDYIITPLKVLQSLKESVTLPDEKYSFTRRLSPQSAAAFTFTQDELQKWDQYSFSSAMGPASVELLTIGMDGYINQAKRVEELFGKIWPPPNV
- the LOC107867333 gene encoding transaldolase isoform X2, which encodes MSSSLQSPLYSSLSSSSSLQGRKLRNAVHFSKPNLIFKPRRSFPLIRASTGFSSSLDTGLSTELDAVTSHSGIVPDTVVFDDFEKFPPTAATVSSSLLLGICGLPDTKFKSAVDRALSDSECYGLEKSDLRMSCFCNKALAHVGGDLAKLVPGRVSTEVDARLAYDTHGIVRKVHDLLKTYTEIEVPPERLLFKIPATWQGIEASRILEAEGIQTHLTFVYSFCQAAAAAQAGASVIQIFVGRLRDWSRNHTGDSEVESALRRGEDPGLALVTKAYNYIHKYGHKTKLMAAAVRNKQDVFNLLGVDYIITPLKVLQSLKESVTLPDEKYSFTRRLSPQSAAAFTFTQDEDNLNQDR
- the LOC107867347 gene encoding probable trehalose-phosphate phosphatase F; the encoded protein is MDLNSTNASPVLTDPSPLNESRLGIHSSLFPYSQSGPPFSTSVLSIPRKKPLKLDDGRSNSWLEAMRSSSPPRKKILKEVNIDVSSDDADVAYLSWMIKYPSALNCFQQIMRQARNKQIVIFLDYDGTLSPIVDDPDRAFMSNEMRSAVSNVAKYFPTAIISGRSRDKVYELVGLPELYYAGSHGMDIMLPVENTLATNDANCIKATDQQGKEVNLFQPARKFLSMIDEVFRTLVEKTKDIKGAKVENHKFCTCVHYRNVDQKNWSVVGEYVVDVLKGYPRLRLTHGRKVLEVRPEIDWDKGKAVEFLLDSLGFSYHKDVLPIYIGDDRTDEDAFKVLRGKYNGYGILVSAIPKESKACFSLKDTSQVKKFLESLAKTREVEEDTGERS